A single region of the Anoplolepis gracilipes chromosome 1, ASM4749672v1, whole genome shotgun sequence genome encodes:
- the Cysrs gene encoding cysteine--tRNA ligase, cytoplasmic: MAKRSQPAWHLPDRKDNIVLRLYNSLTREKEVFVPQYGNRVLWYSCGPTVYDASHMGHARSYISFDILRRILSDYFGYDVLYVMNITDIDDKIIKRARQNYLYEKYVEENHSLNSILNDTKEVISTFENTVKTTTDPDKKCMMEKMLWKITKAIEDLEKAVIGKNEKKIAEFQKALLKEAKDPLSDWLDKIKGSTVTEHLIFNKLSKHWESEFHKDMDALNVLRPNVLTRVSEYIPEIVVFVQKIIDNGLAYESNGSVYFDVGKFDKQEKHSYAKLVPEAYGDTSSLQEGEGDLSVTEDKLSEKKSVTDFALWKSSKAGEPWWDSPWGKGRPGWHIECSVMASAICGESLDIHTGGVDLKFPHHDNELAQAEAYFDNSHWVRYFLHSGHLTIAGCKMSKSLKNFVTIQDALKKHSARQLRFAFLLHSWKDTLDYSDNTMNMAVQYEKFLNEFFLNVKCKIRSLGTKTTIDSFSKWFKPEILLNRNFHLAKHFIHKALCDNIDTRSVLDMIRELVTNCNVYISQNKNPNMLLLRDIAVYITKMFIIFGTISSSHDSIGFPIKDETVGANVEETVMPYLEILANFRQKVRNCAKTLKANDILQECDILRDDILPNIGVRLEDSNEEDCKVKLVNREELLKEKETKKRLELEKNLEKEKKKAEAATAAAAKEAQKKIPPSDMFRLEKDKYSQFDDKGLPTHDAEGKELSKGLLKKLQKLQQVQHKRYNEYLATQNGCL, encoded by the exons atcatatatatcttttgatattttacgtCGTATATTGTCAGACTATTTTGGATACGATGTTTTATATGTGATGAATATTACTGATAtagatgataaaattataaaaagggCAAGACAAAATtacttatatgaaaaatatgtagaagAAAATCATAGTCTTAATAGTATATTGAATGATACGAAAGAAGTAATATCTACTTTTGAAAATACTGTAAAAACTACAACTGATCCTGATAAAAAGTGCATGATGGAGAAGATGTTATGGAAAATAACAAAAGCTATTGAAGATCTGGAAAAAGCAGTTATaggaaaaaatgagaaaaaaattgcagaatttcaaaaa GCATTATTAAAAGAAGCTAAAGATCCTTTATCTGATTggttagataaaataaaaggcaGCACTGTTACAGAgcacttaatatttaataaattatctaaacaTTGGGAATCAGAATTTCATAAAGACATGGATGCTTTAAAC GTATTAAGACCGAATGTACTGACAAGAGTTAGTGAATATATCCCTGAAATAGTAGtgtttgtacaaaaaataatagataatggACTTGCTTATGAAAGTAATGGATCAGTATATTTTGATGTAGGCAAATTTGACAAACAGGAAAAACATTCTTATGCTAAACTTGTACCAGAAGCATATGGTGATACATCCAGTTTACAAGAGGGAGAGG GTGATTTGAGCGTTACGGAAGATAAACTCTCAGAAAAGAAATCGGTGACAGACTTTGCACTTTGGAAAAGCTCAAAAGCAGGTGAACCATGGTGGGATAGCCCCTGGGGCAAAGGACGTCCTGGATGGCACATTGAATGCTCGGTTATGGCTTCTGCGATTTGCGGAGAGAGCTTAGATATTCATACAGGCGGTGTTGATCTTAAATTTCCTCATCACGATAACGAACTCGCACAAGCGGAAGCGTATTTCGATAATTCACACTGGGTCAGATATTTCCTGCACTCTGGTCACTTAACTATAGCTGGCTGCAAAATGTCAAAATCattaaagaattttgtaaCTATACAAGATGCTTTAAAGAAGCATTCAGCGAGACAACTCAGATTTGCATTTCTTCTACATTCATGGAAGGACACTTTAGATTATAGTGACAATACTATGAATATGGCCGtacaatatgaaaaattcCTTAAT gaattttttttgaacgtaaaatgtaaaattagatCTTTGGGAACGAAAACTACTATAGATAGTTTTAGTAAATGGTTTAAACCAGAAATACTACTCAATAGAAACTTTCATCTTGCTAAGCATTTCATACATAAAGCATTATGTG ACAATATTGATACAAGATCTGTTCTTGATATGATCCGAGAACTTGTAACAAATTGCAATGTGTACAtaagtcaaaataaaaatccaaaTATGCTTCTCCTTAGGGACATTgctgtatatattacaaaaatgtttattattttcggAACTATTTCTTCTTCGCACGATTCGATTGGATTTCCAATTAAAGATGAGACAGTTGGTGCAAAT gtTGAAGAAACTGTTATGCCATATTTGGAAATTTTGGCTAATTTCCGGCAGAAAGTTCGAAATTGCGCAAAAACTTTGAAAGCAAACGATATTCTGCAAGAGTGCGATATACTGCGCGACGATATTTTGCCGAACATTGGAGTGCGGTTAGAAGACAGTAATGAAGAAGattgtaaagtaaaattagTTAACAGAGAAGAATTattgaaggaaaaagaaactaAGAAGAGATTGGAACTCGAGaagaatttagaaaaagaaaagaaaaaagcagAGGCTGCTACTGCTGCAGCAGCAAAGGAAGCACAGAAAAAAATACCACCGAGTGATATGTTTCGATTGGAAAAAGACAAATATTCTCAATTTGATGATAAA gGATTGCCAACGCACGATGCCGAAGGTAAAGAGCTTAGTAAAGGTTTGCTTAAGAAGTTGCAAAAACTACAACAAGTACAACATAAACGTTATAACGAATACTTGGCAACGCAGAATGGTTGCTTGTAG